The following are encoded together in the Lactuca sativa cultivar Salinas chromosome 1, Lsat_Salinas_v11, whole genome shotgun sequence genome:
- the LOC111879936 gene encoding uncharacterized protein LOC111879936 isoform X1, producing the protein MAISPSMLPAVLLFYLSIICNSMAVIPQSSRTGGDARRHLIDEIREAELKVVRLESVLVESNSIVDSKDLYVKESEKLVEEMSNEVDHLQSVLLAMKNDSSSANERFTQLEEEVRLLWDTARRNNFELHNLESKAQDAEKRLKVTKSRVEKNNGFIFNVLNRLLKFHRKRRECPYIMTQRQIQEVKRNATRCYFLKFAKSQLGSLVDDLGRMMGRSWSAVKQYHHQLQRFVKNEMQKWKYTAAYANKEVVFFLASALITFPALSFGVFLLNNFC; encoded by the exons ATGGCGATCTCACCTTCCATGCTTCCCGCCGTTTTGTTATTTTATCTCTCAATAATATGCAACTCAATGGCTGTGATTCCTCAATCTTCACGAACCGGCGGCGATGCTCGCCGACATTTGATCGATGAAATTCGAGAAGCGGAGCTAAAGGTCGTTAGATTAG AATCTGTCCTTGTGGAAAGCAATTCAATAGTAGATTCAAAAGATCTTTATGTCAAAGAAAGTGAGAAGTTGGTTGAGGAGATGAGCAATGAAGTTGATCATTTGCAATCTGTTTTGTTAGCTATGAAG AATGATTCATCAAGTGCAAATGAAAGGTTTACTCAGCTTGAAGAAGAG GTTCGACTTCTTTGGGATACTGCAAGAAGAAACAATTTTGAGCTTCACAACTTGGAATCCAAAGCACAAGATGCTGAAAAAAGGCTGAAAGTAACCAAATCAAGGGTTGAAAAG AACAATGGATTCATATTCAACGTCTTGAACAGGCTCTTGAAATTTCACAG aaaaagacgtgaatgcccttACATTATGACACAGAGGCAAATACAGGAGGTGAAAAGGAATGCTACCAGGTGCTATTTTCTAAAG TTTGCCAAAAGTCAACTCGGAAGTCTTGTTGATGACTTGGGGAGAATGATGGGAAGAAGTTGGTCAGCAGTAAAACAGTATCATCACCAG CTGCAACGGTTTGTAAAGAATGAAATGCAGAAGTGGAAATACACTGCTGCTTATGCCAATAAAGAAGTAGTCTTTTTCTTG GCATCTGCTCTAATCACGTTCCCAGCTTTGAGCTTTGGGGTGTTTCTCTTGAACAATTTTTGCTAG
- the LOC111879936 gene encoding uncharacterized protein LOC111879936 isoform X2, with amino-acid sequence MAISPSMLPAVLLFYLSIICNSMAVIPQSSRTGGDARRHLIDEIREAELKVVRLESVLVESNSIVDSKDLYVKESEKLVEEMSNEVDHLQSVLLAMKNDSSSANERFTQLEEEVRLLWDTARRNNFELHNLESKAQDAEKRLKVTKSRVEKMDAIVTEQWIHIQRLEQALEISQRQIQEVKRNATRCYFLKFAKSQLGSLVDDLGRMMGRSWSAVKQYHHQLQRFVKNEMQKWKYTAAYANKEVVFFLASALITFPALSFGVFLLNNFC; translated from the exons ATGGCGATCTCACCTTCCATGCTTCCCGCCGTTTTGTTATTTTATCTCTCAATAATATGCAACTCAATGGCTGTGATTCCTCAATCTTCACGAACCGGCGGCGATGCTCGCCGACATTTGATCGATGAAATTCGAGAAGCGGAGCTAAAGGTCGTTAGATTAG AATCTGTCCTTGTGGAAAGCAATTCAATAGTAGATTCAAAAGATCTTTATGTCAAAGAAAGTGAGAAGTTGGTTGAGGAGATGAGCAATGAAGTTGATCATTTGCAATCTGTTTTGTTAGCTATGAAG AATGATTCATCAAGTGCAAATGAAAGGTTTACTCAGCTTGAAGAAGAG GTTCGACTTCTTTGGGATACTGCAAGAAGAAACAATTTTGAGCTTCACAACTTGGAATCCAAAGCACAAGATGCTGAAAAAAGGCTGAAAGTAACCAAATCAAGGGTTGAAAAG ATGGATGCAATTGTAACAGAACAATGGATTCATATTCAACGTCTTGAACAGGCTCTTGAAATTTCACAG AGGCAAATACAGGAGGTGAAAAGGAATGCTACCAGGTGCTATTTTCTAAAG TTTGCCAAAAGTCAACTCGGAAGTCTTGTTGATGACTTGGGGAGAATGATGGGAAGAAGTTGGTCAGCAGTAAAACAGTATCATCACCAG CTGCAACGGTTTGTAAAGAATGAAATGCAGAAGTGGAAATACACTGCTGCTTATGCCAATAAAGAAGTAGTCTTTTTCTTG GCATCTGCTCTAATCACGTTCCCAGCTTTGAGCTTTGGGGTGTTTCTCTTGAACAATTTTTGCTAG
- the LOC111879937 gene encoding nudix hydrolase 15, mitochondrial, with translation MLFLLRRLSSLSIATTSPLSYSAPLSRLNNMASINNNGSSSRLSVLAQQLRLYKPPPGDAEDDDEVVSQVGFAESATPVGNRPSDRFRPKRAAVLICLFEGNNDGSGEDLRVILTKRSSSLSTHSGEVSLPGGKAEEDDTDDAYTATREAKEEIGLDPSLVNVVAVLEPFLSKHLLRVIPVIGILSDRSAFNPTPNVDEVDDVFDAPLEMFLKDENRRSEEREWMGDTYLIHYFDYKINGKSYLIWGLTAGILIRAASIVYKRPPAFIEQNPKFKVPEIANKDTTMP, from the exons ATGCTCTTCCTATTGAGAAGGTTATCATCGCTATCAATCGCAACAACATCACCGTTATCCTACTCTGCTCCGCTTTCTAGGCTCAACAACATGGCGTCGATCAACAACAACGGGAGTTCGTCGAGGTTATCGGTGTTAGCTCAGCAGCTCCGCCTTTACAAGCCGCCGCCGGGTGATGCTGAGGATGATGACGAAGTCGTTTCTCAAGTGGGTTTTGCAGAATCCGCAACCCCAGTTGGGAATCGGCCTTCGGATAGATTTAGACCTAAAAGAGCTGCTGTTTTGATCTGCCTTTTTGAAGGGAATAACGATGGTAGTGGCGAGGATCTTCGTGTGATTCTTACTAAAAGATCTTCTAGTCTCTCTACACATTCAG GGGAAGTTTCATTGCCTGGAGGGAAAGCAGAGGAAGATGATACAGATGATGCCTACACTGCAACAAGGGAAGCAAAAGAAGAGATAGGACTCGATCCTTCACTTGTAAATGTTGTAGCtgttcttgagccatttttgtCCAAG CATCTTCTACGAGTAATTCCTGTAATTGGCATACTGTCTGATAGAAGTGCATTCAATCCAACTCCTAATGTTGATGAAGTAGATGATGTCTTTGATGCTCCTTTAGAAATGTTCTTAAAG GATGAAAATCGAAGATCCGAAGAACGTGAATGGATGGGGGATACGTATTTAATTCATTACTTTGACtataaaataaatggaaaaagttATTTAATTTGGGGTCTCACTGCTGGGATTTTAATTAGAGCCGCATCCATTGTGTACAAAAGACCACCTGCTTTTATTgaacaaaatccaaaattcaaAGTTCCTGAAATTGCAAATAAGGACACCACAATGccataa
- the LOC111879936 gene encoding uncharacterized protein LOC111879936 isoform X3, which produces MAISPSMLPAVLLFYLSIICNSMAVIPQSSRTGGDARRHLIDEIREAELKVVRLESVLVESNSIVDSKDLYVKESEKLVEEMSNEVDHLQSVLLAMKNDSSSANERFTQLEEEVRLLWDTARRNNFELHNLESKAQDAEKRLKVTKSRVEKNNGFIFNVLNRLLKFHRKRRECPYIMTQRQIQEVKRNATRCYFLKFAKSQLGSLVDDLGRMMGRSWSAVKQYHHQLQRFVKNEMQKWKYTAAYANKEVVFFLTEYFRHLL; this is translated from the exons ATGGCGATCTCACCTTCCATGCTTCCCGCCGTTTTGTTATTTTATCTCTCAATAATATGCAACTCAATGGCTGTGATTCCTCAATCTTCACGAACCGGCGGCGATGCTCGCCGACATTTGATCGATGAAATTCGAGAAGCGGAGCTAAAGGTCGTTAGATTAG AATCTGTCCTTGTGGAAAGCAATTCAATAGTAGATTCAAAAGATCTTTATGTCAAAGAAAGTGAGAAGTTGGTTGAGGAGATGAGCAATGAAGTTGATCATTTGCAATCTGTTTTGTTAGCTATGAAG AATGATTCATCAAGTGCAAATGAAAGGTTTACTCAGCTTGAAGAAGAG GTTCGACTTCTTTGGGATACTGCAAGAAGAAACAATTTTGAGCTTCACAACTTGGAATCCAAAGCACAAGATGCTGAAAAAAGGCTGAAAGTAACCAAATCAAGGGTTGAAAAG AACAATGGATTCATATTCAACGTCTTGAACAGGCTCTTGAAATTTCACAG aaaaagacgtgaatgcccttACATTATGACACAGAGGCAAATACAGGAGGTGAAAAGGAATGCTACCAGGTGCTATTTTCTAAAG TTTGCCAAAAGTCAACTCGGAAGTCTTGTTGATGACTTGGGGAGAATGATGGGAAGAAGTTGGTCAGCAGTAAAACAGTATCATCACCAG CTGCAACGGTTTGTAAAGAATGAAATGCAGAAGTGGAAATACACTGCTGCTTATGCCAATAAAGAAGTAGTCTTTTTCTTG ACTGAATATTTCAGGCATCTGCTCTAA